In one window of Drosophila ananassae strain 14024-0371.13 chromosome XR, ASM1763931v2, whole genome shotgun sequence DNA:
- the LOC6504254 gene encoding poly(A) RNA polymerase gld-2 homolog B isoform X1, translated as MCICVTLVEVNRRRNALITFNSKSCRALFLQRKLDLRSEQLPSNFCAYLLAMHETPVTSEMKIFAADVVVDSSTAASASVQQQQQHQQLKQTQQQREFRQRLSAGSPIPKTGQCQLKFAKYNSKTGNLLRQVTNYHNSNNNSSSNNNNSSGSSTNNGDVNKQHQSNHYNNNSSSMARKKHFDNSNNNSSNNNSSQQQQQSSYYQRQQHQLNSNNNNNNNMLMKNQNIIEQQISDSKLTDSNSNKMPSKPAKWLNGSSNSNSNKMNNNCNTSCSNNNKKRNSLPTSAESSSAYYRSCPNFLNCDSAGELAATPKSSPEDQNPSTGSYSASKSSQPKEPPTEAEELAALGLRGKVQEQLPQEATKQRSAQQQPLNFWKSNFSQPAENQMKDKQVIPAPVARSADHQQQQQRPLSFEHRRNSGYHSHQQQNYYQYYYPQPKQLTIASFLQKELLPDNSDAGSQQNGSATPTGNANNNGTSNGNGSVGVNSNVLRPQNSHQSVGSDYPSQRCRNSHYAQYQQYQHHHNPQHHHPHQYGMNSSHFRRKHADGHGQNCNINKKAPGGGGDTAAFKQHPHQLQQQNTIEILGSSNLNAMHRRMQGGEGKGGYYQHYHPIMAEHQNLYNLTYINVDMSVPSGDPAGLAAGASAGPKQLGGKSSLLVKPCITLTTISTSPSVGGAGPPIRSLSSAGTASARVSGSLPTPTLSHSMYVTSPTALPVPISGHPVLSPVATTPTNMISCAQLDEEITAAAASGTGDLSSVPNSSYPPAVPFMLTHQHQQVHPQPLHLVPPSNNVQPPQPPQPVFFHFGDGCNPGGSGPPSAVWTHPGSACYQASFGSSVSGSSSHGKDVYSAGLRPVSPALSSCSLGSDSHWSCTNRSRLGQGDLSMSPTAGFHLPGQLSPHLVEMNGQRAPLPKPLYHSPLPQPPPPPLHHSHSSVHGPINIHGMPTYGTLRPPLSLQGSSPTPPVGALGGSWYDLVLPPDRYLAQARNIEIVTQPEQLVCMCKYDNLSVEIWKRFRDAQQTHKKFKVKMRLWRYLFLWMNQPMFERYRICLVGSTITGFGTDSSDIDMCLLPEQATQRHQSQQHLQHHFHNEKRTDALLILSLFNVVLKDTEVFQDFNLIEARVPILRFKDILNGIEVDLNFNNCVGIKNTYLLQLYAQLDWRTRPLVVIVKLWAQFHDINDAKRMTISSYSLVLMVLHYLQYGCIPHVLPCLHSLYPEKFHLDQQDCLDLDLIEPIEPYQTHNTQTLGEHLLGFFKYYSNFDFRNYAISIRTGGVLPVSTCRMAKSQKNDVYQWKELNIEEPFDLSNTARSVYDYATFERVKYIFVTSARRLENTLDLASIFRPIASVHNHQAHHSHVRSYLDGRSRTASTDSTTSSDIPLGLGEATSPHVAS; from the exons ATGTGTATATGTGTCACTCTTGTTGAAGTAAATAGAAGGAGAAACG CCTTAATTACATTTAATTCTAAGTCGTGTCGAGCATTATTTTTGCAACGAAAGCTTGATCTGCGAAGCGAACAGCTTCCTTCCAATTTCTGTGCCTATTTATTGGCTATGCATGAAACGCCTGTGACCAGCGAAATGAAGATCTTTGCAGCAGACGTTGTCGTCGACAGCAGCACGGCAGCATCTGCGTccgtgcagcagcagcagcaacaccagcagctgAAGCAAACGCAGCAGCAGCGTGAGTTCCGGCAGCGGCTCTCCGCCGGATCGCCAATCCCCAAGACGGGGCAGTGCCAACTCAAGTTCGCCAAATACAACAGCAAGACCGGCAATTTACTACGCCAGGTGACAAATTatcacaacagcaacaacaacagcagcagcaacaacaacaacagcagcggcagcagcaccaACAACGGCGATGTCAACAAGCAACATCAATCGAACcattacaacaacaacagcagttCGATGGCACGAAAAAAACACTttgacaacagcaacaacaatagtagcaacaacaacagtagccaacagcagcaacaatctTCATATTATCAGCGACAGCAACACCAGCtgaacagtaacaacaacaataacaacaatatgCTTATGAAGAATCAAAATATAATTGAGCAACAAATTTCTGATTCCAAACTCAccgacagcaacagcaacaagatGCCAAGTAAGCCAGCAAAATGGCTcaacggcagcagcaacagcaacagcaacaaaatgaacaacaactgcaacacCAGCTGCAGTAATAACAACAAGAAGCGCAACTCGCTCCCCACATCAGCAGAATCATCTTCTGCCTATTACCGCAGTTGTCCGAACTTCCTAAACTGCGATTCCGCCGGAGAATTGGCGGCAACACCGAAATCATCCCCTGAGGATCAGAATCCGTCCACCGGAAGTTACTCAGCTTCGAAATCGAGCCAACCCAAGGAGCCCCCGACGGAAGCAGAGGAGCTGGCGGCCTTGGGGCTCCGGGGCAAGGTGCAGGAGCAACTTCCTCAGGAGGCGACGAAGCAGCGTTCTGCGCAGCAACAGCCACTAAACTTCTGGAAGTCGAACTTCTCGCAGCCAGCAGAAAATCAAATGAAAGAT AAGCAGGTAATTCCAGCACCAGTGGCACGATCTGCGGatcatcagcaacagcagcaacgaCCGCTATCGTTCGAACATAGACGCAATTCCGGATACCACTCACACCAACAGCAGAATTACTATCAATACTACTATCCGCAGCCGAAGCAGTTGACAATCGCCTCTTTCTTGCAGAAAGAGCTGTTGCCCGATAATAGTGACGCAGGCAGTCAACAGAACGGTAGTGCAACTCCAACTGGCAATGCCAACAACAACGGCACCAGCAATGGCAATGGCAGTGTCGGTGTCAACAGCAACGTTTTGCGGCCGCAAAACTCACACCAGTCTGTGGGATCAGACTATCCGTCGCAGCGGTGCCGCAACTCCCATTACGCCCAGTACCAACAATACCAGCATCACCACAACCCGCAGCACCACCACCCGCATCAGTACGGGATGAACTCCTCGCACTTCAGGCGAAAGCACGCCGATGGCCATGGACAGAACTGCAACATCAACAAGAAGGCGCCAG GTGGAGGCGGCGATACGGCGGCGTTTAAACAGCATCCCCACcaactgcagcagcagaaCACCATCGAGATCCTGGGCAGCAGCAACCTGAACGCCATGCATCGGCGCATGCAGGGCGGCGAGGGCAAGGGTGGATACTACCAGCACTACCATCCCATCATGGCGGAGCACCAGAACCTGTACAATCTCACCTACATCAATGTGGACATGTCAGTGCCCAGTGGCGATCCAGCAGGACTAGCCGCCGGAGCCTCAGCAGGCCCAAAGCAGCTGGGCGGCAAGTCCTCTTTGCTGGTCAAACCGTGCATCACCTTGACGACCATCTCTACGTCGCCGTCTGTGGGAGGAGCCGGGCCTCCAATTCGTTCCTTGTCCTCTGCCGGCACTGCCTCTGCACGCGTTTCCGGTTCCCTACCGACTCCCACTCTCAGTCACAGTATGTACGTGACGTCGCCGACCGCTCTGCCGGTGCCAATTAGTGGGCATCCCGTCCTCTCCCCCGTGGCCACCACGCCCACAAACATGATCAGCTGCGCCCAGCTGGATGAGGAGATTACGGCAGCTGCCGCCAGTGGCACGGGGGATCTGTCTTCGGTGCCGAACTCTAGCTATCCGCCAGCGGTGCCCTTCATGCTGacgcaccagcaccagcaggtTCACCCGCAACCACTCCACTTGGTACCGCCGAGCAACAATGTCCAACCCCCACAGCCGCCACAGCCagtttttttccattttggcgACGGATGCAACCCGGGAGGATCGGGTCCCCCTTCGGCTGTATGGACACATCCGGGATCAGCCTGTTACCAGGCTTCATTTGGCTCAAGTGTCAGCGGAAGCTCAAGCCACGGCAAGGATGTTTACTCTGCTGGTCTGCGTCCAGTCTCGCCAGCGCTTTCCTCCTGCTCCCTGGGCAGTGACTCCCACTGGAGCTGCACCAATCGCAGTCG CTTGGGTCAAGGAGACCTCTCGATGTCACCCACAGCCGGCTTTCACCTGCCCGGCCAGTTGTCACCCCACCTGGTCGAGATGAATGGCCAACGGGCACCTCTCCCGAAGCCCCTATACCACTCCCCACTCccacaaccaccaccaccaccacttcACCACTCTCATTCCAGCGTACATGGGCCGATTAACATACATGGAATGCCCACTTATGGAACACTACGCCCCCCGCTGTCGCTCCAAGGATCGTCGCCGACCCCGCCGGTTGGGGCCTTGGGCGGTTCCTGGTACGACCTGGTCCTACCCCCCGACCGCTACTTGGCCCAGGCCCGAAACATAGAGATCGTAACTCAGCCGGAGCAACTGGTTTGCATGTGCAAGTACGACAACCTTTCAGTGGAGATCTGGAAGAGATTCCGGGATGCTCAGCAGACCCATAAGAAGTTCAAGGTCAAGATGCGGCTCTGGCGCTACTTATTCCTCTGGATGAAT CAGCCCATGTTCGAACGGTATCGCATCTGCCTGGTTGGATCGACCATCACGGGCTTTGGCACAGACTCGTCCGACATCGACATGTGCCTGCTGCCGGAGCAAGCAACACAGCGCCACCAGTCCCAGCAGCACTTGCAGCATCATTTTCATAATGAGAAGCGCACCGACGCCCTGCTCATCCTGTCCCTGTTCAATGTGGTCCTCAAGGACACTG AGGTGTTCCAGGACTTTAATCTGATTGAGGCGAGGGTGCCGATACTCAGATTCAAGGACATCCTTAATGGCATCGAAGTCGATCTAAATTTCAACAATTGTGTGGGCATTAAAAACACCTATTTGCTTCAACTTTATGCTCAAT TGGATTGGCGGACTCGACCTCTGGTGGTGATTGTAAAATTATGGGCCCAGTTCCACGACATCAACGACGCCAAGCGGATGACCATTTCTAGCTACTCGCTGGTGCTAATGGTCCTGCACTACCTGCAGTACGGATGCATTCCGCACGTCCTGCCCTGTCTGCACAGTCTTTATCCGGAGAAGTTCCATCTAGACCAGCAGGACTGCCTTGACCTGGATCTCATAGAGCCCATCGAGCCATACCAGACGCATAACACTCAGACTCTCGGGGAGCATCTGCTTGGATTTTTCAAGTATTATAGCAACTTTGA CTTCCGCAACTATGCGATCTCCATACGCACTGGCGGCGTCTTGCCCGTGTCCACATGCAGGATGGCCAAGAGCCAGAAGAACGACGTGTACCAATGGAAAGAGCTTAACATAGAGGAACCCTTCGACCTGTCCAACACGGCTCGCTCCGTCTACGACTATGCCACCTTCGAACGCGTCAAGTACATATTCGTTACCTCTGCCCGCCGCTTGGAGAATACGCTCGACCTGGCCTCTATCTTCCGGCCCATCGCATCCGTGCACAATCATCAGGCCCACCACAGCCATGTCCGCAGTTACCTGGATGGCAGGAGCCGCACCGCATCAACTGATAGTACAACCAGTTCGGACATTCCTTTGGGCTTGGGTGAGGCGACAAGTCCCCACGTTGCGTCCTAA